CTGCAGGACATGGAGTTCGTGCAGTTCCATCCGACCGGCATCTACGGCGCGGGTTGCCTGATCACCGAGGGCGTGCGTGGTGAGGGCGGCATCCTGCGCAACGCCAACGGCGAGCGCTTCATGGAGCGCTATGCGCCCAACGCCAAGGATCTTGCCTCGCGTGACGTGGTCTCGCGTTCGATGACGATGGAGATCCGCGAAGGCCGCGGCGTCGGCGAGCACAAGGATCACATCCACCTCGACCTGACCCACCTCGACCCGAAGGAAATCCACGAAAAGCTCCCGGGCATTTCCGAGAGCGCGAGGATCTTCGCCGGCGTGGACGTCGAAAAGCAGCCGATTCCGGTGCTGCCGACGGTGCACTACAACATGGGCGGCATCCCGACCAACTACCACGGCGAAGTCGTGCAGCTGAAGGATGGCAACCCCGACGCGGTGGTGCCGGGCCTGTATGCGATTGGCGAAGCCGCCTGCGTGTCGGTGCATGGCGCCAACCGTCTCGGCTCGAACTCGCTGCTCGATCTGGTGGTGTTCGGCCGCGCGGTCGCGAACCGCTGCGCCGAGACGATCAAGCCGAGCGCGCGGCAGAAGCCGCTGGCAAAGGACGCCTGCGACAAGGCGCTGTCCAATCTCGATTCGCTGCGCCACGCCAGCGGCGGCACGCCGACGGCGGTGATCCGCGACAAGATGCAGCGCACCATGCAGAACGACGCGGCGGTGTTCCGTACCAGCAAGACGCTGGCCGAGGGCGTCGACAAGATCCGCGAGATCCATGCGTCCTTCGCCGATGTCCGGGTAAGCGACCGTTCGATGGTCTGGAACTCGGATCTGGTGGAAACCCTGGAGCTGCAGAACCTGCTGGGCCAGGCGCTGGTGACCATCGTCTCGGCCGAGAACCGCAAGGAGTCGCGCGGCGCGCATGCGCACGAGGACTTCCCGGACCGCGACGACGTGAACTGGCACAAGCACACGCTGTGCTGGGTCGATGATGCCGGCAACACGAAGATCGATTACCGCCCGGTGCACATGTACACGCTCGACGACGAAGTCGAAGTCGTGCCGCCGAAAGCACGCGTTTACTGA
The genomic region above belongs to Luteimonas chenhongjianii and contains:
- the sdhA gene encoding succinate dehydrogenase flavoprotein subunit codes for the protein MTNAYKITEHNYDMIVVGAGGAGLRATFGLAHKGLQTACLTKVFPTRSHTVAAQGGISAALGNMGEDDWRFHFYDTIKGSDWLGDQDAIQYMCREAIPAIIELEHQGVPFSRTEEGKIYQRPFGGMTTHYGQGIAQRTCAAADRTGHAILHTLYQQSLKHDARFFIEYFALDLIMDEDGACRGVLALDMAEGTLHLFRAQGVVLATGGYGRAYFSATSAHTCTGDGGGMALRAGLGLQDMEFVQFHPTGIYGAGCLITEGVRGEGGILRNANGERFMERYAPNAKDLASRDVVSRSMTMEIREGRGVGEHKDHIHLDLTHLDPKEIHEKLPGISESARIFAGVDVEKQPIPVLPTVHYNMGGIPTNYHGEVVQLKDGNPDAVVPGLYAIGEAACVSVHGANRLGSNSLLDLVVFGRAVANRCAETIKPSARQKPLAKDACDKALSNLDSLRHASGGTPTAVIRDKMQRTMQNDAAVFRTSKTLAEGVDKIREIHASFADVRVSDRSMVWNSDLVETLELQNLLGQALVTIVSAENRKESRGAHAHEDFPDRDDVNWHKHTLCWVDDAGNTKIDYRPVHMYTLDDEVEVVPPKARVY